In the Glycine max cultivar Williams 82 chromosome 6, Glycine_max_v4.0, whole genome shotgun sequence genome, atttttcaataaattctaCATAACATTgagttgattttttaatttaatatttataatattaggttatgattatatttaataaagaaatatttttctacatACTTCATATAATAGTTTAAAAACTATAATCAAAATATTCACaaggaaatatttaattaaattaatcaatacaaccttacttataatattataaaatataataaaaaatatccatacttaaaatttaatagtaatataataatttatttttttagtaatttttaaatatattttttgacgttatataaatataaatcactATATTAGATGTTAAGTGTGAATATGTTTAGATaggaaatatttataattagtactttttatttgttttaatataaattcctaactcaattttacaatttttaataactGTGAGGTTATCCCCTTCTCCCTTTAGGTATTACTTGGTCGACCAACAACTTTTTCATTGCCCATCATCTATTGTGTTTCATTAATATCATCAAACTCTGGAGTTCTATGATAAAAAGTGTATTTTTAATACTCTTCTCTAATATTTAAGAAATGGAAATTTGAGAAATATATTGGTTTTCCTTTCAGAGATGACGTTTTATGCGATACGTGGATCTTTATTGTGAGATTGATTGTGATTTTCCTTAAAAATGTAATGAGAATTTGTACAGTtgtataaaaagattaaaaaataggagTATATAGTATCCTATTCTTAACCGGTGATCATCCGCCAGAAAAAAATACGCTGATGATGGCAATAAAGGTCATTAACTATATTCTTCCTCGGTGCCattataaatgtaattttaaattattttacaaaataaaaaaatttaataaatgaatacaaaaataatattataaaattattcttatcattttttaaatttataatgagaggaatgtatgtatatattaattgttattaatgtagtatctatataaatattaaataatgttatttattatacataatatatggttaaaattaataatattattatatattattcttaaaaacttaaattcataaatataataaatcaatgtataacaataaattaatatatgaatGAATTCAATTACtcattaataatatcattaaaattcatatatgtTCCTTTTAGTAATATACGTGGATTTAAAATATCTGACTCATTGAGTAATCGTTGTAAAATTTTCTAACTAATTacgataaatatattattgagataatgaaagacaaatttaaaatagatattttaatatCTCACAAAAAACTAAATACGCCAGTtaatataaatttctttttcaatGCTAAAACATCAATGAACTCAATTCCTAATATCAAAGACAGTttgtattgtaaatattttttttctttaaaacatgTGATTTTACAGTAATTCAACCAATAAGCATGACaatatttgatgattataaaaaaaaaacgtgatttaagtttaaaaatcCTATAAATAGGAAAAAGGGTGCCAGAGATGAGCATTATTTGGATACACAAGGACAGTCGGATAAGGGGGAAGCGAGCAATACTCTCGAATGTCACAGATAAGCATTCTGCTACACATAACCAACACTGCCTTCTCGTTTGAGCATTATATAAACTCAGTCGGTGCTCATAACTTTTCCTCACACGACTCTGCTCACTCATATTTATATTGAACAAACAGAGATCCCAAATCAATGGATATTGAAGCAGGTAAAGATATTCCTGTAAGAGACCCAGCGCTACTCGATGACGACGGCAGAATCAAAAGAACCGGTTAGTATTCTTTCTCTTTCAATGCATTTATGATATATGTCCAGTTCCTCTATTCGATCTCATCTTGTTCGGATGCAATCATGCCATTTCATagccattttcttttttaataaagaaattacACTTACATAATAGTACATTTTAAGATCACAAAACCATAAAAATAAACTGTGTTTTACGTTGTAGATCTACTGTATTATTAATATTGATTAGAAGTTTTATGTTCAACGTTTTCAAAATTTCTGAAGGGTGATTTGGGGTCAGAAGATTCCACGTTATTTGAGATATTCCTTTAATGCGCGTCCATGTAAGGGTTAAGATTTCTTTAAATTGAAGATGATGCATGAGTTTGGACTCAGTGGGAACATACCGATTCAAAAAAGATTTGATAATACGTAAGATGATGCCACTTTTATAGTACTAGTATTTAATTCTGCCGAAGAGTGAAGGAGTACTAGTAGTACAACATAGTCGCATCACAAGAAACAGAGAGAAAAAAGCAGAATCAAGAGATAATGGAATTCTGATCTGATAATAACTTAACACACTTTTttccttactttttttttctctcagttATTCGTCCTAATTCTCTTTTCACGACGCATATGGCTAGTTACCATGGTGCGCGAGCCTCTCCTAACTCTGCTAACTCCTGTGTAACTAACTTTTCCCCTTCATTCCATTTTGCTCATTGCTCACTGGGGGTGAGAGTGTTCATAAACCATCCAATCAAatgtagataaaaaaaactgattaaaaaactcaaaaatgaacaaaccaaaaatcaaaccatcaaaaaatttaaaaatcatttttttttattgaatggatcaaattttatatttgattttagaatccaattttaatcaaacttttatatatatatataaatttacaatatcattcatttttatttattatatatttataaaattatcatataaattatatctatttatgaaaaatatttaattaaataaatttttactaattatttgagttaagatgcataattattctattattagttacaatgacatataaataaaatatttgatattttaaattatttattatatagcttatcttttgtttatttatttaaaaaaaattataaataagattaaaatcaaattttgattttatctaAATTACTTTAAACTATATTGGATTAAatcagataaaaaatttaaattaaattaattagatgataaattaacaaaatcaaaataactgGCTCAAGATGTTTTTCTCTTAACTAATCAACTCCAATTCATCAACACCCTTAATTATTGCTCACCTCTTCTATCTATGGTTTATCCTTGTCGGAACAATTCATGTTATGGCATtaatattacatatttttttaaaagctgtCTCAAGGTTTGTCTTATTGATGAGATTCGATCAAACGTATATCACTCTTAGACTAAATTAAAAACTGAAAGCATATAGACCTAAAGTTTTGGAATCAAATTTGgttctctctcctttttatgTCCATCCATTTAACTTAAACAGCCACAACATagcaaaaacaattaaattattcaattgAAGAAACGAAGACGATAATGACAATACATAAGACTAATTCAAGTCTTGGATGCCGACATCCCCGTTCAgcaaaatctattttatttcactgaTACTTAAATTTAATACTACTCCAcccaaaaaaaacttagtttaatacaaataatatttttttatccataaaaattaaacatggtataatttttttatgaaatttataatattcacaCATTTTATTGAACTAACTGATCTAAATCTCATTACTATACAAATAACCTTAAGAACGATGCTTACAGATTTACATCTAAAAACAACTGCAAGTGCTAAAATTCATCTGAAATAAATACACCTAGAacagacaaataaaaaatactaccaTACATGCCTGGGATTGGATTTTACTTTTACGAAACTGGTCCAAGCAATCAAATCATTTAGGAAAGCTGGTCCAAGGAGGCAACTAAGTTTCCAACCTACCAAGTGGAATGTTTTATCTTTTAGACACTCTcagcaaaaaggaagaaaatcttGTGGCCATGAAGCTCCCTTTGATACCAACCTTGTAGACACGTACAAAAGCGTATTCTTTTGTGTTTCACAGGTCACTCCATTTCCAAAAGTGAATCGCTAAGCCCAACTTCACGGGGATTTTTTTGGGAGTTGCTAGGCATCACATGGGCCGTGCACTGCTCTGCCTAACTCACGGCTACCAACTATTGCTTCTTGCAATTCCCATTTTATTTccgaataatttttttgaaatgaaatgaaaagtaATAGAGGGAATGAAGGATTGTCTTCCTGCATCggccatttttattttacacccgttaatgagagagaaaaataaaaaaatacccttaTATATAACCTATACGGATTaaccatttttaaaattcatacgAATTATCCGTAAGACTCTTATAGATCGTCAATccgtattaattattataaaatttatcatgtaaacttatatgtgtattaaatttatattaaaaaatttagtgttatatatacgacattaattattttataatataattgagttATTAGTTCAGTTTGATAGAATGTCATGCTAATAACTATAAAAGTTATAGGTTTAAAACTTGTatgaatcattaattttaaattattttgtaaaacatatttttaataattcgtATGATGGGTGTAGAAGAAAAATGATTTGTAGAAGGAGAAAAAGTCATGAAGGAAACATTCGTAACTCAAAGCTCTTATGGGTTTCTATTAGATGAAGTTGGGATCCATTATGCGAGttcatttattaaattggtATTGATTCAAAATTTATAGCCCAACAACTTATTATTATGCACGTGCAACTAGTAATGTAAGAttcttctaatttaataaaaaaattaagttcaaaTCTTAAGTatgcaattaaattaaatatttggagtcattatatacaataaaaattaaaaattttaaaccgacttgtttgaattttttttactattcaaaattaaaaaagaaaatcataaatatttcatccattcttaattataagatattttttagattttttttcattttataagattatttttaatttctagatttattatttattttttcttaaatagctTTAATTATTCTATCTtcaaacattaatgaaaaataattaagagaataaaaaaatgatatttttataatgataatataaataaatgatatatttaatgtgattaattaaattaattaattatcttatgaAATATGAATTGATCGAAAGAGTCTTGGATGGAGTATTTTGGATTGTTCTACAACTGagttaaatcataaattaattatttgatatttagaAGGGAAAAAAAGTAATCTTTAAGGATTGAATTAAGGTTTTGTTTTTCACACTTGATCCACCAAACCTTTAAACACCGGTAAAAGAAAATGGAGTTAGGTGTTCGATTTGACAAAAAGTTGGTAAACTCATAGTCAGGACTCAAGTTTTACATTCATTTAACTCAAAAAGTTGATTGCGTAAATAGTTAGTCAACAATTggtcaaaagttattttattcaACAATTGTTCCGTacgatgttttaattttttataagggTAAATGTCtcctttaaaatattattccaTATTATATCATCATTTTATCAAGAATATATTATCAGTGATTTGGTTGTGATTTGACCACAGACAAAGTAAATAATGTGAATAAATaccttaaaagattaaaagatcggctaaattttaaaacactaaTTTTTAAACGAAACACCGGTTTGTCTTCAACGGGGTCTAATGGTTTGCTCATTGCAATACCATcacaaccaaaaccaaaaatgaaaCGTGGCCGTGAAAATTTGGCTGTCTTGTAGTAATAGTTTCCGTAATCAATGATGTGTAATAGTTTACATCAATAGTAAAATCCATTGAATTTATTTTGTCATACAACACGCGTACACTACCTTTAAACTCATGGTAGTGAAGTTTTTGGCAGccatgttaatttaattaaattaacaaaacattCTTAAAATTTGAGTCTGAACTTCATTTTATCTTACAAACTAAATTTGTaaggtaaaaatatttaatttgatctatatatgtaattatttatttctctgAAAAAATAATTGGTGACTGAAGTTGTTTGATTGTTTTGTCATTCCCCCTCACAATTGTtttgtaaaacaatttttcaaactattttttaaagaaaaaagaaaaaaaaagttcactAATACTGGTTAAAAAAATctccttattttcaaaacaaaaccaaagcatataaaaaatgctttattctgtaaaaaaaatgttttattttgcagttttaaaataattaataaaaatatattatatttttttcaataatttggaAACATCTTTTTTACTAGTGATCAAATAAGTCTAATTTTGGATCCTCTCTCAAAATTTGATTTGGCACCAAACCTTGGTTTTGAGTGTGCACTTTGGACAAATATATATAACCACTACTATTTAACTTCTCTTCTTCAAGTAATCAATGATATTCTTTTCTGGTTATACTTGTTCAAGAATAAGCTAAACAGTTAATGTGGATTGGGATGGTTACTTGCAGGGAACGTGTTCACTGCTACCACGCACATAGTAACGGTGGTGGTGGGTGCAGGAGTGCTGGCTCTGGCATGGGCCATGGCTCAGCTTGGATGGATAGCTGGCATAGCCGTTATGATCCTCTTTGCATGCATTTCTGTTTACACTTACAATCTTGTAGCTGATTGCTACAGATTTCCTGACCCAGTCAGTGGCAAGAGAAACTACACTTACATGCAGGCCGTTGATGCCTACCTTGGTATCATAATCTTATTTACTCTACCTATATATTCTTGTGCATTCATAAGGATAGATTAATTGACTTTCtatcaatcaaaattaaatcatgtacatatataaattcattgcctattttaaatgtttgattacttccatatttccatTTAACAAATTAGGTGGAAAAATGCACGTGTTCTGCGGATCCGTCCTATATGGGAAGCTCGCCGGGGTTACAGTGGGCTACACTATAACTAGTTCTGTGAGCTTGGTGTacgttgttttattttattattacattcATAAACTAATTAATCACTTGTGTTGCTGATTGTGCATAATAGTACTAATAATATGCTAATGAGATGAGGGGCTctgaattcatctttttttgTATAATAACGACTCTGATTGTGGCAGGGCTATAAAGAAAGCTATTTGCTTTCACAAAAAAGGCCATGATGCTTATTGCAAGTTTTCAAACAATCCCTATATGATTGGTTTTGGGATTTGCCAAATTTTATTGTCTCAAATCCCAAATTTCCACAAGTTAACGTGGCTTTCAACCATTGCTGCTGCTACCTCTTTCGGTTATGCATTCATTGGAAGCGGGCTTTCTCTTTCGGTGGTGGTCTCAGGTATGGATTTTACCAGTATTTCTTCAAAACCTTTCCAATAATTCCGAAGTTTTAATACTATatagtatttataaataatatcacTAACTTATTAGAGGTTTGCACCAATTTCTTCTTTTGGAGGTTTCCCCTGTATAGAATAGAAGGGTTGTTCAATGAGTAGATTCGTTGACAGTTTTATTACAATCATGTATTACTTACTACGGAGGCATTTGGGGTGTGAACAGGTAAAGGAGAAGCAACCAGTATATTTGGAAGCAAAGTAGGACCAGATTTATCTGAAGCGGATAAAGTTTGGAAGGTTTTCAGTGCTTTGGGAAACATTGCACTTGCTTGCTCATTTGCTACTGTTATTTATGACATAATGGTAAGTGGGAACAcattaataaactaattatactaagaaaatatatagaaaGAACTCATTCtgttaaatttgattatatatgCATGTGCGTGGATTATTTAGGATACATTGAAGTCCTATCCACCAGAAAACAAACAGATGAAAAAGGCCAATATGTTAGGAATCACAACAATGACAATACTTTTCCTGCTATGCGGTGGCCTTGGCTATGCTGCTTTCGGAGATGACACGCCGGGGAACATCCTCACCGGCTTTGGATTTTACGAGCCATTCTGGTTGGTCGCCCTTGGCAATGTTTTCATTGTAgtccacatggttggagcatatCAGGTTAGATCCTTTTATTCATGAAATTCAATTTCTCTTCTTCCATCTCCctctctatataaataaatgtattagAAGACAATTTCTCTTAAGAGAAGATAAGATAATTCTAAATCTTCCTATATAGCATCTCTTACTAATTCTCTTACTTTCTTATAtgtgacttaaatatgtttttaacccACGCACATTATATTGTGACAGGTGATGGCTCAACCACTATTTCGTGTAATTGAGATGGGTGCTAACATGGCGTGGCCGCGTTCAGATTTCATTAACAAGAGCTATCCCATCAAAATGGGCTCCTTAACATGTAACATCAACTTGTTTAGGATAATTTGGAGGTCAATGTATGTGGCAGTGGCCACAGTTATTGCCATGGCTATGCCATTTTTCAATGAGTTTCTTGCCTTGCTTGGAGCAATAGGGTTTTGGCCTCTCATTGTCTTCTTCCCTGTACAAATGCACATTGCACAGAAACGGGTAAAAAGACTATCATTGAAGTGGTGTTGTCTTCAAATATTGAGCTTCGCGTGCTTCCTAGTTACAGTTTCCGCGGCAGTTGGTTCGGTTCGTGGAATTagcaagaatataaaaaaatacaaacttttcCAGTATAAACAATAGGGCATTTGGTTGCACATTCCAGTGTCTCACATTTGAGAAATGTGAAAATAGCTATAGCTAGGCAGAAAAAGAAGGGAGACAAGTTAATTAAAACAAGGCAGTGAAAATTATCTGAATGCAAAATTATTTGTCAGCTACATTATTCCAACTTACAGTGTGAGCAACACTATTTCAACTAGTCAAAATATTTCTGTCTCAGTTATATCAAATTACTCTCATTTTATGTTCATGTATATGCTTAATCTTCTTAATCATCCATCTCTTTCATTTATCGCTatttctaaattgaatttcaatagttttttttataaaaaaattgttaatagtTAAAATAACATCATATCTCTATGTATTGGCTCTATAATATCTAgaatcaaacaagaaaacaaatccaTCCCTTATTATTAGGTATGACTAACAATATCCACTCTgattaaacaaaaaacaatcaatGAAAAGTCTAGGTGATTATTAACAGGGGAAAAAAACTCCTAGAAATCGATGAATTTGTATTTGGTGGTCTATTCAATCATTGTCAAACAGAAGATCAGAAAAGGATCACTTGGATAGTTGGATGGTTTGGACTTCAAACGTTGAGCTTTGTGTGTTTGCTTGTGTCATTGGCTGCATCATCATTCGTCCATTCATAGGTTGGGCATGCTCTTGGTAAGTACAAGGCCAAGTCCAAGAAATAGTATACCTCATTGTCTTAATGTAAGtttataaactaaatttttaaaagattaatgttcgattttagtccttataaaatgGTTCCTGTTTGGTTTTACTCCCCGAGTTTTAAAATCCgaagttttcatttttatattttttaaatacccATACTTTAGTTCTTAAAATCACTAGGATTAATGCTgtcaaaaaaaattcacaaggaTTAAAGTTGGGTATTTCAAAAACACAGAACAGATACACGTGGTTATAAAAATTAGGGACAAAAACACCCATTtttcaagaactaaaaatactattaacctaattttttaaataaaatttatatgcaTAAGCATAATTTAATATCCTCTAAATTATGTTCTCTATTCAGTCCTAAGCCGCCATTACAATTCTAGATTGTTTTGGTGAAATTGAGCAATGAGATTCCTTTCAAATGTAGCTGGTGAATTCCActtgtaaattgtaaataaatcttagaTGAAGAAAGTATCAGAATTATTATCACATCCATTTGAAAccaaatatacaaaaatttaaatcaccTAGTGGACACCAACTATGCTTTTCAAATACTTCCTTTGTCTATCATTATAGTAACATTGCAAAGTATGTTTCACAGAGTATGGTATGGGTTACTCTCAGTGAAATGTTTTCAAGACTGGCGATTTTAGTGACAAATCAGCTAACAAATACTCTGTTCTGGTCTAAGTAATGATATTTCCTAATTTTGACGTTTATCTTCTTTTCACGTATTTAACATTGCATAGTACTCAGCCACACTAATCGATTGCTGTTTAATCGGGTATATTCCCATTGTATTGTGTCATGTCTAAGCATGTGCTTAGTTGAGTCTTTACAAAATtgatggttaaaaaaattatattgaattgaagtaatttattttgtttgggtgttttattttgaaagcaagtttgatttaaaatttagtgTAAATTTTTCAACTCAAGACAAACTAACTTTTATCACTTCTATTGTGTGTTTGGGACAGTTTTATGATGATAAAAATCAATTAAGTTTTCACATTAAAAGTAAAGCAGCAAATTATTGTTTCTAGTTTTTCATAGTATCACCATGATTTTGTGGGTTAAATAGATTTTCATAGGTTATTAAAACACTACTAGTCATATCGAGGTttgaaagtaaaattaattttatctaacaACTTAACATTtgcattttcttaataaaatcacATTTGATAGGAAACAATCAATTCAAATGTTTTTCACCATAAAATCAAAGACACTAAGTCAAACTTTAGTTGGTTGCTTACAGTCATGAGGGTACATATTCTCGGTAAGAGAGGTGGAAATAGAATAAGTTGAGTTGCTAAGAGGACTCAACAAAGGAAATGTAAGTTCACTGGGGTTTTCTTTGGCTTTAGCTGCTTTTGGGAATGTATGTTACTCTCCATTAAACATTAGAACTTGCGTGTGTTTCTATGCATTGCACTTGTATATAAAATATCTGCAACTTGAAGGAATTCCTGGGTTCATTTTCCTTGTCGATTGAGAAGCCCTTATTCTAGTCTGTAACAAGTtgcaactaaaaaaatcaagcaATATAGCATCTTCTAAGAACTACGAACATTATTCTAAGAGATAAATAATGAAGTGGGGTTGGTTGGTAATATCAAACCGATTAGTCAAAATATTTCACCAGTTGTGGGGTTGGTATGATAAGATCAAACCAAATGTTAAAAGAGTCTGACTAGTGATTattcaaaaaagaggtaaatttAAAATGCAAACACTCACTGACAGACTTATTACTACTATCTATGTGACTAAGACTgaaaagaaacttaaaatagtacattcaatttcatttttgttttcttttggctATAGTAAATGTCACAAGTTGTAGGTTTCAAATGTAAATTCTAGGAATATAAATATAAGCTCCGGTCTCAAAGGAGTAATAGACAGAGTATTGCACACCAGAAGGTAAGTCGGAGAGATAAAGTTAACTTATCGGTTAAACCGAGAAGGAAAGAGGAAGATATTGGATGTTGGAATTTCTctcactaacaaaaattaacaaactaaaactaatttctatcgataaaaaaaacactttgaaGTCACtttacaattatattattttgattaatttttgttcttCAGGAGTTttccagaaagaaaaaaaactgaataTGCAAGAGCACCGAGCACAAGTATTTTGCCACATTAAAATGAATAGTATTTGAGGAGGATTGAATACGAAAGGGAGACCATTGAAGTTAAACTGAAtcagggttttgaaagtttgacTAAGCAACACTGTAGTTACCCACTGCTAAGAAAAACGCCCAACACTTCGAATATACTAATGAAATGGGAACTTTCCTAACGACTTCTTGACATTTACATTGCAACTAATCTCAATTAGTTTCATGGTTGCCTCGTGAGAATTGACCACCTGGGAGAGTCATGAGAAGATTCTTGGGGCGAAATTGAAGTCACTAAGTTTGAGTTTGCTCTCGAAATTTCATCGGTATGAGGTTATGCACAAGCAAATTATGCAGTCTCCTATTCGGTGAAAAGTTTTTTCTAAGTGGTTAATTAGTAGCTAACCATACTCAAGTTTAGGATATCAGAATCAGAGTCACATGCTGACATGCTATGATCctaattatcttctttttttactctatatcacatttcaaatttaaatttctcaatcttatctctctttctctctctcaagttgtatattttgttgtataagtattttttttgtaaaaacaatgTAAGCCCACGGGAATTTACCCCAGCAATTTGTTTTGATCACAGCTCCTGATTTCCACAGCGAGAAGGAAAACCACATGCCAACCTATgcagattttctttctttattttattttaaaagaagttATTTCTCTAGTCATAAATGTAAGAAGTGCAATTttagttgaaacttgaaactaaaTCTAAAAagataattgtttattttttaataaactatcTAAAGAGGCTAGTAAAAATAAGTGATTATTTCATTGAAATAACCAGAACTAAATATACCCTATTTCTTTAGGTTAAATGTATAAGTGtaacctttttttaataaacgtTGTtacaaattttctaaaattccatttttttttacttttgtcaaAATTCTATTCATCATCAATACAAACAAACTATAGTTAATAATTTTGGAGAAATAAGTGCTAAATGCTTATTTGATTGAGattatttttggaaaacaaTGCGTATTTTTCATAAGTTCTTTGATGATGTTTCTAAAACATAAGCGATTATTTATTCTTTGAATGTatattgtgttttcttttttgggtaAATGTAATTACCCGAGTTTTTATAACTccagtttattaacttttttttcataactcTATTTTATCACCAATACAAACAACCTAGTTAAGAAAGGCATTCtcttaagtatattttttaaaaaatgattttccatattataaataaaatttgcttAAAGAGATAATCTGTTTTTAATTAGACTATTGAGGCTTTTTACACAAAtgggtaaatttttttaaaaaaactatacaaatggataaattttgaaaatagtaTGAACATGCATAAgtcgtattttaaaaaataacttcatataaaaaagtctaatttttaataaaaaaaaatagaaattgtattttaaaacataacttcaagtattatttaaaaaaaaagactaaaattgtaattataatcatgacttcaatatttaaaaaaaaagataaaaaagactAAAGTGGTGTTTATATCTACgacttcattatttttttgatataaaataaaattatacttaaGTCATTTCGGATAATATCATTtctataaagaaataaaaaaaatctttagaatTCGTGTTTTGAAACATGATTtcactgttttttttaataataattatttttaaagttgtattttaaaatactactttctttatatgaagtgtttttttaaaacacaactTATCTGTATccgtaatatttttaaaatttattttcttacgtaattttttaaaaaaattaacccatTTCTGTAAAAAAGCTGACTATTGAGCAACtaagtatattatatttgaataacAAATTTAAGTAAAACATCACGagtgttttaatatttttttatcaaaattgaagtggatttcaataaataatat is a window encoding:
- the LOC100781934 gene encoding amino acid permease 8, producing MDIEAGKDIPVRDPALLDDDGRIKRTGNVFTATTHIVTVVVGAGVLALAWAMAQLGWIAGIAVMILFACISVYTYNLVADCYRFPDPVSGKRNYTYMQAVDAYLGGKMHVFCGSVLYGKLAGVTVGYTITSSVSLVAIKKAICFHKKGHDAYCKFSNNPYMIGFGICQILLSQIPNFHKLTWLSTIAAATSFGYAFIGSGLSLSVVVSGKGEATSIFGSKVGPDLSEADKVWKVFSALGNIALACSFATVIYDIMDTLKSYPPENKQMKKANMLGITTMTILFLLCGGLGYAAFGDDTPGNILTGFGFYEPFWLVALGNVFIVVHMVGAYQVMAQPLFRVIEMGANMAWPRSDFINKSYPIKMGSLTCNINLFRIIWRSMYVAVATVIAMAMPFFNEFLALLGAIGFWPLIVFFPVQMHIAQKRVKRLSLKWCCLQILSFACFLVTVSAAVGSVRGISKNIKKYKLFQYKQ